CCTGCAACACCGGATATCCTGATCAGATCGAAGCTCTTTATAAGACAGTTGAAGAGAAATTCGGAAGACTCGACATACTCATCAACAACGCAGCCACAAATCCTCATTTCGGAGAGATGATAGACGCTGACATAGGAATCTGGGACAAAACCCTTGATGTGAACCTCAAGGGCCCTTTCCTCATGATTAAGTACGCAGTGCCCCTAATGGTCAAAGGCGGCGGCGGAGCCGTCGTAAATGTGGCGTCAGTGAACGGTATAAGACCAGGAGCTTTCCAGGGTGTTTATTCAGTAACCAAGGCAGCCATGATCTCCATGACCCATGTATTTGCAAAAGAACTTGCTGCCAAAAATATCCGGGTCAACGCCCTTCTCCCAGGCCTGACTGAAACTAAATTCGCATCAGCCATTACAGGCAATGCTGAAATATCAAAATATGTGACAAGCCAGATCCCTATGGGCAGAGCAGCCCAGCCAAGTGAAATGGCAGGAGCGGTTCTTTTCCTGGTTTCAGATGCTTCATCATATACGACAGGAAGCTGTCTTGTTTGCGATGGCGGTTTGTTAGTTTAGCAGGGTCTTTTTCAAAAGCACCACCTGGCAGTCTGCGCTGCGACAACCCTCCCCGCAGCCCGCGGAGAGAGCCTGATAAAAGAGGGTCTCTCTGCGGGCAATATTTTGCGGGCAGAAGGCAAACGAACAGGCTGTAATAAATAATTTCCCTGGAAATAATCCGGGAATCTATAAACGACTGGAGAAAACCATGGCTTCAAAATATGTCAGTATGCGCAATATAAAATTCATGCTGAATGAAGTATTCAATATATCAGAACTTGTTCAACATCAGTATTTCAACGGCCACACCCAAAAATCCTGCGACATGATTCTTGACGCTGCCCAGAAAATAGGCACCAAGCTATTAAACCCTGTTTTTACTGAAATGGACAGAAAGCCGCCGGAGCTTGACAACGGAGAGATAGTTGTTCACCCCCAGGTTAAGGCTATAATAAGGGAATTCGGTGAAAACGGCTGGATATCAGCAACCTTCAAGGCAGAACACGGAGGTGACCAGCTTCCTATACTTATTGCAAACTGCTGCAATATGATCTTCTGCGCCGCAAACTATTCAGGAAGCGTTTACATGGGCCTGAGCGCGGGAGCTGCAAAACTAATTCTAACATTCGGTGAAGAAACCCTCAAAAATAAATATGTACCAAATCTTCTGTCCGGCAAATGGCAGGGAACAATGGCGCTGACAGAATCCCAGGCAGGAAGCTCCCTTGCTGATATCGCAACCACTGCTTATCCAACGGCAGACGGCCACTATAAAATAAAGGGCCAGAAGATATTCATATCTGCCGGAGATCACAACTGCGTTGAGAATGTCGTGCATCTTCTTATCGGACGAATTGACGGAGCGCCTGCCGGAGTCAAGGGGATCTCCCTTTTTGTCGTTCCTAAAAAAAGACTGACTGAAAAGGGCGAACTCGAAGCCAATGACGTGGCTGTGTCCCAGGTTTTCCATAAACTTGGATATCGAGGCGCGCCGATCACAGAACTTGTATTTGGTGAAAAAGACGACTGCCAGGGCTATCTTATAGGAGAACCGGGCAAGGGCCTTGGCTATATGTTCCAGATGATGAACGGAGCGAGGCTTGAAGTTGGCCTGGGTGCAGCAGCAATAGCATCAGCCGCTTACTATTCTGCCCTCGATTACACAGAAAACAGGCTCCAGGGACGCGAGCTGACATCAAAAGATCCTGCATCTCCTCAGCTTCCAATAATTCGCCATGCAGATATTAAACGCATGCTTCTTTTCCAGAAATCAGTGGTTGAAGGATCACTTTCACTGATTCTTCAATGCAGCAGATACGAAGATATGTGCGAAATTACAAGCGCCGAGGAAAAGGAAAGATGGCATCTCCTCCTTGACCTTCTGACACCAGTAGCAAAAACCTATCCTGCTGAAATGGGCATTTTATCCACAAGCCAGAGCATCCAGTGTTTCGGAGGATATGGCTATTGCGAGGATTTCCCTGTAGAGCAGCATTTCAGGGATATGCGCATTCATACAATTCATGAAGGCACAACAGGAATCCAGGCAATGGATCTTCTTGGCAGGAAAGCCATCATGAAGAATGGCAAGGCCATGGCCATTTATCTTGAAGAAGTTAATAAAGCCATTTCAGCGGCAAAGGATTTCACCAAGCTCCAGCCTCTTGCAAAGCAGCTTGAAGATGCGATTAAAAATCTTCAGGATGTCACCATGCATCTTGTGGGAATAGCCATGGGCGGGAAACCCGATGTTTTTCTTGCGGATGCGACTCTTTATCTCGAGATGTTCGGCAGCATAGCAGTCGGATGGCAGTGGCTTTTAATGGCTACGGCTGCCGCAAAAGCCCTGGAAAAGAATCCTTCGAAATCCGAAACTTCCTTTTACGAAGGCAAGATATTCACTTGCAGATATTTTTTCGCATACGAACTGGTCAAGATATCAGGTCTCGCAACACGCCTGACAGACGGAAATCCGCTGACCATGGAGATGGAAACAAGGCATTTTAGCGATTGATTTTCATTCCACATTCAAGCGGCAACTACGTTGGCGTCTTGAATACAATAATTGAATAGAGAACGCGGGGAACTTTTTGTAAAAAGGTCCCCACACCCCTCAAAAACTTTATGAATGGGTATTTTAGAAAAACCCTTATGAGGTAAGATGAATGAAAGGACATCATTCACTCAACAGACTCAATCTTAAAGTTTTTTGCGGAGCTTTTTTACAAAAAAGCGACCCGCCTGAGGCATAACCAGATATCCAGGTAAAAAGGCGTATATATAAATGGAAAAATTCAAATTCAGAACTGAAGGCAGAATCGGCTATCTCACAATGAACAGGCCGGACAAATATAACTCTTTTGACCTACAGATGGTGGATGAGTTCGAAACATTTTTAAGGGAAAAAATGTATGACGAAAGCGTTGGCGTAATCATACTCGACGGAGGAGACGCAAAAGGTTTCTGCGCTGGCCTTGATGTTGAAACTTATGCTCCGGCAATAATGGCTATGAAGCCTGTGGACGCATATAATGCCCAGGCAAGAATGTCCCGACTGTTTCTCGCCATGAGAAGAATCCCCCAGCCCATCATTTCCTGCATACACGGATCTGCGGCTGGAATAGGATTTTCCCTCGCCATGGCATCTGATATCAGAATTCTGGCTGAGAATGCCCGCTTTTCGGCAGCTTACATAAATATAGGCCTTGGCGGAGCTGATATGTCTTCCAGCTATTTCCTCCCAAGAATTATTGGTTCAGGCAGGGCAAATGAATATCTTTTAACAGGAAACTGGATGACAGCCCAGGATGCCAAAGAACTTGGATTTGCAAGCAGGGTTGTTCAAAAGGAAAAGATGCTGGAAACTGCAGAAGAGATTGCCAAGGTCATGATGACGAAAAATCCTCTTGGAATAAGAATGACCAAGGAGGCTATAAACGCCAATCTTGATGCGGCAAGCCTTGAGGCATGTCTCCAGATGGAGGACAGGAATCAGATGATGATAGCATATACGTACAGGATGACCCCATAACGGCTTCGTAAAAAGCCCATCTGCGGCGTTGCTCCTCGTTCTCAGTCATTGCGGAGTATGAAAAGCTACTCCTCATTCCTTCGAACTCACGCGCCTTGCATATGGAGCTTTTTTCTTTGCCGTGTGTTCTGATTTTATACAGGATTATCAATTTTTAAGGCGGCATCATGTTTGAAATAGTTCACAAAGAAACAATGTCAGCAGGAAATGTATTTCTGCACGAGATCAAGGCCCCGAAAATTGCGGCCAAGGCAAAGCCGGGACAGTTTGTTATCTTAAAGGCAAACGAAACAGGCGAGCGAATCCCTTTGACAATGGCTGATGTTGATCCTGAAAAAGGAACAATAACAATAGTTTTTATGGCCATTGGCAAATCAACGGCTCTTTTCGGAACCCTTGAAAAAGGCCAGGGTTATCAGGACGTGATAGGCCCGCTTGGACAGGAAACTCACCTTGAAAACTTCGGAAAAGCTGTTTGCATAGGAGGAGGGACTGGAACAGCGGTTCTTCACCCCATAGCCCGGGCGCTGAAAAACGAAGGCAATCATGTGACGACTATTCTTGGGGCAAGATCTGAAAGCCATATGATTCTGAAAGACAGGATGGACAAAATCTCTGACAGCCTGATCATATGCACAGATGACGGATCTGCTGGCAGAAAGGGTTTTGTAACGGATGCTCTGAAGGAAATACTTGAGACAGAAAAACCTGACATAGTAGTTGCCATCGGCCCAGTTCCCATGATGAAGGCTGCATCAGATATGACAAGACAATACGGCATAAAAACCATAGTCAGCCTCAATCCCATCATGATCGACGGAACAGGAATGTGCGGAGGATGCAGGGTGACGGTCGGAGGAAAGACTAGGTTCGCCTGTGTCGAGGGCCCTGAATTTGACGGCCATGAGGTCGATTTCGACGATCTTGCAAAAAGACTGAGAGCTTACGGGAAAGAAGAAAAAGAAGCGCTCGAAAAGCATAAGTGCAATCTTGATGCTGCCGTATGAAGATAAAAAAACAGGGAACTTTTTGTAAAAAGCTCCCCACGCACCCTACAAAAAAATCATAAAGTTTTTTGCGGAGCTTTTTTACAAAAAAGCGACCTGCCGGAGGCCGGACTATTATGAAGAAAGAAGATTCGCCCAGGAAAGTACCCAGACAGAAAATGCCTGAACAGGCTCCTGAAAAACGCAGAAAAAATTTTGAGGAAGTGACCCTTGGCTTTTCGCCTGAAATGGCGGTCATGGAGGCCTCAAGATGCCTTGAGTGCAAAAAGCCTCTTTGTGTTGAAGGATGCCCAGTGGGAGTTCCGATTCCTGAATTCATAAACCTAATCAAAAACAAGGATTTCAGCGGAGCGGTCAGGAGAATAAGGGCAAAAAATGCTCTGCCTGCTATTTGCGGAAGGGTATGCCCCCAGGAAAACCAGTGTGAAGGCAAATGCATTCTTGGCAAAAAAGGCGAATCTGTCTCAATAGGCGGTCTTGAAAGATTTCTCGCTGATTTTGAAAGACAAAGCGGAAATATAGAGCTTCCAAAAAAAGATAAATCTACAGGCAGCAGAATTGCTGTTGTGGGATCAGGCCCTGCCGGGCTAACTGTGGCTGGAGATCTGTCTGTAAAAGGCCATGATGTGACCATGTTCGAGGCTTTCCATAAGACAGGCGGAGTTCTTGTATATGGAATCCCTGAATTCAGGCTTCCAAAGTCAATCGTTGAAGCAGAAGTCGGACTTATTGAAGATCTTGGAGTAAAAATAGAGTGCAATACGGTCATAGGCCTGACCTCCTCAATTGACGAGCTTTTTGAAGAAGGTTTTGACGCT
Above is a genomic segment from Desulforegula conservatrix Mb1Pa containing:
- a CDS encoding sulfide/dihydroorotate dehydrogenase-like FAD/NAD-binding protein; protein product: MFEIVHKETMSAGNVFLHEIKAPKIAAKAKPGQFVILKANETGERIPLTMADVDPEKGTITIVFMAIGKSTALFGTLEKGQGYQDVIGPLGQETHLENFGKAVCIGGGTGTAVLHPIARALKNEGNHVTTILGARSESHMILKDRMDKISDSLIICTDDGSAGRKGFVTDALKEILETEKPDIVVAIGPVPMMKAASDMTRQYGIKTIVSLNPIMIDGTGMCGGCRVTVGGKTRFACVEGPEFDGHEVDFDDLAKRLRAYGKEEKEALEKHKCNLDAAV
- a CDS encoding SDR family oxidoreductase is translated as MKEFALENKVALITGASRGIGEAIAMLLSKYGAHCILVSRKTEGLEEVAGKVRASGGKADIIACNTGYPDQIEALYKTVEEKFGRLDILINNAATNPHFGEMIDADIGIWDKTLDVNLKGPFLMIKYAVPLMVKGGGGAVVNVASVNGIRPGAFQGVYSVTKAAMISMTHVFAKELAAKNIRVNALLPGLTETKFASAITGNAEISKYVTSQIPMGRAAQPSEMAGAVLFLVSDASSYTTGSCLVCDGGLLV
- a CDS encoding enoyl-CoA hydratase/isomerase family protein; this translates as MEKFKFRTEGRIGYLTMNRPDKYNSFDLQMVDEFETFLREKMYDESVGVIILDGGDAKGFCAGLDVETYAPAIMAMKPVDAYNAQARMSRLFLAMRRIPQPIISCIHGSAAGIGFSLAMASDIRILAENARFSAAYINIGLGGADMSSSYFLPRIIGSGRANEYLLTGNWMTAQDAKELGFASRVVQKEKMLETAEEIAKVMMTKNPLGIRMTKEAINANLDAASLEACLQMEDRNQMMIAYTYRMTP
- a CDS encoding acyl-CoA dehydrogenase, whose translation is MASKYVSMRNIKFMLNEVFNISELVQHQYFNGHTQKSCDMILDAAQKIGTKLLNPVFTEMDRKPPELDNGEIVVHPQVKAIIREFGENGWISATFKAEHGGDQLPILIANCCNMIFCAANYSGSVYMGLSAGAAKLILTFGEETLKNKYVPNLLSGKWQGTMALTESQAGSSLADIATTAYPTADGHYKIKGQKIFISAGDHNCVENVVHLLIGRIDGAPAGVKGISLFVVPKKRLTEKGELEANDVAVSQVFHKLGYRGAPITELVFGEKDDCQGYLIGEPGKGLGYMFQMMNGARLEVGLGAAAIASAAYYSALDYTENRLQGRELTSKDPASPQLPIIRHADIKRMLLFQKSVVEGSLSLILQCSRYEDMCEITSAEEKERWHLLLDLLTPVAKTYPAEMGILSTSQSIQCFGGYGYCEDFPVEQHFRDMRIHTIHEGTTGIQAMDLLGRKAIMKNGKAMAIYLEEVNKAISAAKDFTKLQPLAKQLEDAIKNLQDVTMHLVGIAMGGKPDVFLADATLYLEMFGSIAVGWQWLLMATAAAKALEKNPSKSETSFYEGKIFTCRYFFAYELVKISGLATRLTDGNPLTMEMETRHFSD